A region of Necator americanus strain Aroian chromosome I, whole genome shotgun sequence DNA encodes the following proteins:
- a CDS encoding hypothetical protein (NECATOR_CHRI.G1752.T2) — protein MAGIAYKNEKPLADNTEHRIRLTLTSQDVKSLEKVCAQLIEGAKNENLVVKGPIRLPTKVLRITTRKTPCGEGSKTWDRFQMRIHKRLINLHTPADLLRQITSISIEPGVNVEVTQAN, from the exons ATG GCTGGAATCGCTTACAAGAATGAGAAGCCTTTGGCTGACAACACCGAGCACCGCATTCGTCTCACTCTCACTTCCCAGGACGTTAAGTCACTGGAGAAAG TATGCGCCCAACTTATTGAGGGTGCTAAGAACGAGAACCTTGTTGTGAAGGGTCCGATTCGCCTTCCAACAAAGGTGCTCCGCATCACTACCCGCAAAACTCCTTGCGGAGAAGGATCCAAAACCTGGGATCGCTTCCAG ATGCGCATCCATAAGCGTCTCATCAACCTGCACACCCCTGCTGATCTCTTGCGCCAGATCACCTCTATCTCCATCGAGCCAGGAGTTAACGTTGAGGTCACTCAGGCCAACTAA